A single region of the Salipaludibacillus sp. LMS25 genome encodes:
- a CDS encoding ABC transporter ATP-binding protein, giving the protein MNSIIKLEIQEKRFKKKGFSILNDFDLEVEPGERLSIIGKSGVGKSSLLNIIGLLDTQYQGNYKLFDLPVKDISRNKLAEWRNQKIGFCLQESSLINSLTIEDNIKLPLMYGNVEKDLTVQDHFKRIINKIGIEPILKKKPLDCSGGQRSRAVFARAVIMNPKIILSDEPTASLDLENKEKIISLLFDMNKEFNTTIITVTHDLDVANRHERIITLEGNE; this is encoded by the coding sequence ATGAATAGTATAATTAAGCTAGAAATCCAGGAAAAAAGATTCAAGAAGAAAGGTTTTTCTATCTTAAATGATTTTGATTTGGAAGTTGAACCTGGGGAAAGACTTTCTATTATAGGGAAGTCTGGAGTTGGAAAAAGTTCTTTGCTTAATATTATTGGTCTACTTGATACACAATATCAAGGGAACTATAAGCTTTTTGATTTACCTGTTAAGGATATATCACGAAATAAACTAGCTGAGTGGCGTAATCAAAAAATTGGTTTTTGTCTTCAGGAGTCCTCATTAATTAATTCTTTGACCATAGAGGATAATATTAAATTACCGCTTATGTATGGTAACGTTGAAAAAGACCTAACTGTCCAAGATCACTTTAAACGGATTATTAATAAAATTGGGATTGAGCCCATTTTGAAAAAAAAACCACTTGATTGTTCTGGAGGCCAACGATCTAGAGCTGTTTTTGCTAGGGCTGTAATTATGAATCCCAAAATAATTTTATCAGATGAACCTACTGCTTCTTTAGACTTAGAAAATAAAGAAAAAATTATCAGTCTACTATTTGATATGAATAAAGAATTTAATACTACTATTATTACAGTGACTCATGATTTAGATGTAGCCAATCGTCATGAACGAATAATTACTCTCGAAGGGAATGAATAA
- a CDS encoding peptide ABC transporter permease: MRILRFFLFRIFFKRPILVLGMITLLFLANYLSFTTVRSVISTFQGYQEMETLNQEGTIIANLDPDSEADFNNIEIDDTQKIYKYLNNNYTYALRVDGFVTSLPNDNEMEVPFNYIDEEAYKINQLRLSEGNHLNFDYKFNKENIPVLVGAGLSTTYPVGSNIEINDPVTQQLLNLKVQGVLEKNTQSSNFYAPNSKTYYNFSIFLPVNEEFIQSAGLDLHVNGLMDLVLLDSTIEEALNLKENIQENLGLEFNFFNQQENFIFFEDYYVNSLKIICTITFILLIIIVCLAIWNNLVSVRLMIRDFTINLLVGLSYSKLRAIYYSYFGILFSIILSIIFVITAFNRYGFWLRKESTFATYGIFGTISMDWMALLIVLFIDVIIGFTIVELTIRKIKSIPISIGVLQ; encoded by the coding sequence ATGAGAATCTTACGTTTTTTTTTATTTAGAATATTTTTTAAAAGACCGATACTTGTTTTGGGTATGATAACATTACTTTTTTTAGCTAATTATCTTTCTTTTACTACTGTTCGTTCAGTTATTTCAACTTTTCAAGGTTATCAAGAAATGGAAACTCTGAATCAAGAAGGAACTATTATTGCTAATCTAGACCCAGATAGTGAAGCTGATTTCAATAATATTGAAATAGATGATACACAAAAAATATATAAATATTTAAACAACAATTACACATATGCTCTGCGAGTCGATGGTTTTGTCACTTCATTACCTAATGATAATGAGATGGAAGTTCCTTTCAATTATATCGATGAAGAGGCTTATAAGATAAATCAATTGAGATTATCCGAAGGAAACCACTTAAACTTCGATTATAAATTTAATAAAGAAAACATACCTGTTTTAGTAGGTGCAGGTCTGTCCACAACATATCCTGTAGGGTCAAATATTGAGATTAATGATCCTGTGACCCAACAACTACTCAATTTAAAAGTTCAAGGAGTCTTAGAGAAGAATACTCAAAGTTCTAATTTTTATGCTCCCAACTCAAAGACTTATTATAACTTTTCAATTTTTCTACCTGTTAATGAAGAATTTATTCAAAGTGCGGGACTTGACCTCCACGTTAATGGTTTAATGGACCTTGTGCTTCTTGATTCGACAATAGAAGAAGCACTGAATTTAAAAGAAAATATCCAGGAAAATCTAGGTTTAGAGTTTAACTTTTTTAATCAACAAGAAAACTTTATTTTCTTTGAAGATTATTATGTAAATTCATTAAAAATCATCTGTACTATCACCTTTATTTTACTCATAATCATTGTATGTCTAGCTATATGGAATAATTTGGTGAGTGTTCGATTAATGATAAGAGATTTTACAATCAATTTATTAGTTGGATTAAGTTATTCAAAACTAAGAGCAATTTATTATAGTTATTTTGGAATATTGTTTTCTATTATTCTATCCATAATATTTGTGATAACCGCTTTCAATAGATACGGCTTTTGGTTAAGAAAAGAATCAACTTTTGCTACCTACGGAATATTTGGCACAATAAGCATGGATTGGATGGCTTTACTTATTGTTCTTTTTATAGATGTTATTATTGGATTTACAATTGTTGAACTTACGATAAGAAAAATTAAAAGTATTCCGATCTCCATAGGGGTGTTGCAATGA